One window of Pseudomonas sp. ML2-2023-3 genomic DNA carries:
- a CDS encoding cold-shock protein codes for MLKIVHLITGAAALLLSFIPSLQPEALPYLQHPDALYLAFFGLLNLTLAPVIPFWNKGPRHQLQNLVSALLVLSVVLQTLTLFGLLLPIGDQPAVLLGLTPAVVAVLLHLAVSFYKSSPSSSSQNYDMTNRDTGTVKWFNTSKGFGFISRDSGDDIFVHFRAIRGEGHRVLVEGQRVEFSVMNRDKGLQAEDVIAALPRR; via the coding sequence ATGTTGAAAATCGTCCACCTGATAACGGGTGCAGCGGCTTTGCTGCTGTCCTTTATTCCCAGCCTGCAACCCGAAGCCTTACCTTACCTACAACATCCTGATGCCCTTTACCTGGCGTTTTTTGGCCTGCTGAACCTGACACTGGCCCCAGTCATTCCGTTCTGGAATAAAGGCCCGCGCCACCAACTGCAGAACCTGGTCAGCGCCCTGCTGGTGCTTTCCGTTGTTCTGCAAACACTGACCCTGTTCGGCCTGCTACTGCCGATCGGTGACCAGCCAGCTGTACTTCTGGGCCTGACACCTGCCGTTGTTGCCGTGCTGCTTCATCTGGCTGTCAGCTTCTACAAATCTTCACCTTCGTCGTCCTCGCAAAACTATGACATGACCAACCGCGATACCGGGACCGTCAAGTGGTTCAACACCTCAAAGGGTTTCGGCTTTATCTCCCGTGATTCCGGCGATGATATTTTTGTTCACTTTCGCGCCATTCGCGGCGAAGGCCACCGTGTTCTGGTGGAAGGACAACGTGTCGAGTTTTCGGTGATGAACCGCGACAAGGGCCTGCAAGCAGAAGATGTGATTGCTGCATTGCCGCGCCGCTGA
- a CDS encoding mechanosensitive ion channel family protein, with amino-acid sequence MDLNTEVDHLIKASQAWIPMIMEYGSRVLLALVTLAVGWWLINRLTTKIGQLLALRKADLALQGFISSLANIILKVLLIVSVASMIGIQTTSFVAAIGAAGLAIGLALQGSLANFAGGVLILLFRPFKIGDWIEAQGVSGTVDSIQIFHTVLRTGDNKTVIVPNGNLSNGIITNYNRQPTRKVVFDVGVDYEADLQKVREVLLALADDPRVLKHPAPVVVVTALGESAITMSLRVWVNTPDYWDVLFMLNEHSRDRLKAEGVDIPFPQRVVRVVQEVAAE; translated from the coding sequence ATGGATTTGAACACTGAAGTCGATCACTTGATCAAGGCCTCGCAGGCCTGGATTCCGATGATCATGGAGTACGGAAGTCGTGTGCTGCTGGCACTGGTTACGCTGGCTGTAGGCTGGTGGCTGATTAATCGCCTGACGACCAAGATCGGTCAGTTGCTGGCATTGAGAAAGGCCGATCTTGCGCTGCAGGGCTTTATCAGCAGCCTGGCCAATATCATTCTCAAGGTGCTGTTGATCGTCAGCGTTGCCTCGATGATTGGTATTCAGACCACCTCGTTTGTCGCGGCCATCGGTGCGGCAGGTCTGGCCATTGGCCTGGCGTTGCAGGGCAGCCTGGCCAACTTTGCCGGCGGGGTGCTGATTCTGTTGTTTCGCCCGTTCAAGATCGGTGACTGGATTGAAGCACAGGGTGTGAGCGGGACTGTCGACAGCATTCAAATCTTCCACACGGTGCTACGCACCGGTGACAACAAAACCGTTATCGTGCCAAACGGCAACCTGTCCAACGGCATCATCACCAACTACAACCGTCAGCCGACACGCAAGGTGGTGTTTGATGTGGGCGTGGACTACGAGGCGGATCTGCAGAAGGTGCGTGAAGTGTTGCTGGCGCTGGCCGATGACCCGCGCGTGCTGAAACATCCTGCTCCTGTTGTGGTGGTGACTGCCCTGGGCGAAAGTGCGATCACCATGTCGCTGCGTGTTTGGGTTAACACGCCGGATTACTGGGATGTGCTGTTTATGCTTAACGAGCACTCCCGTGATCGCTTGAAAGCCGAAGGTGTTGATATTCCTTTCCCACAGCGTGTAGTTCGTGTGGTTCAGGAAGTGGCTGCGGAATAA
- a CDS encoding ATP-binding protein, with protein MPLRQRLENLPVGQKLLAALLVLLATVLLVANLTFISVAYWISHESTAPQALQTLGKLTANPDLITHALDSPQSAKALLNEIGSYAPLRAAAVYDSAGNLLVQLQHGEHLPLPEHYRQLEAWSLTELRSHQITHLHNGDQPPGHLLLIASSELPMAFYTGTLTASLGILVFSVLLWFMVASQIKRLITQPIHRLEELSRQVTREENYALRAAPGNNDEIGSLAEAFNTMLSRIEVRDQELKRARDEARQAYDQAQSLAEETRNTNRKLELEVQVRSKIEKKLTGFQNYLNCIIGSMPSALIALDEKLYVTQWNQEASALSGTQLDEALNKPIELAFTPLKPFLPQLKDTIEHHQVAKIERVTWAQGEDARHYALTFYPLMGGGGRGVVIRIDDITQRLSLEDMMVQSEKMLSVGGLAAGMAHEINNPLGAILHNVQNIRRRLSSDLPKNIEQAGQTGIDLEVVNHYLQAREIPQLLDGIQQAGARAAKIVTHMLSFSRRSNRQMSPCDLSALIDQALDIASNDFDLTIGFDFMGQAIVRQFDPQLGPVPVIPNELEQVLLNLLKNAAQAIHQRGYQSEPGRIILRTRLNPPWAEIQVEDNGVGMPEAVRKRIFEPFFTTKEVGQGTGLGLSVSYFIITNNHKGQMEVHSAQGQGTCFTLRLPLAGNQPTSPEPTNVEL; from the coding sequence ATGCCCTTGCGCCAGCGCCTTGAAAACCTCCCGGTAGGCCAGAAGTTGCTGGCCGCCCTGCTCGTCTTGCTGGCCACCGTATTGTTGGTGGCTAACTTGACGTTTATCAGCGTGGCGTACTGGATTTCCCACGAGAGTACCGCTCCTCAAGCCCTGCAAACCCTGGGCAAGCTGACTGCAAACCCTGACCTGATCACCCACGCGCTGGACTCGCCGCAGAGCGCCAAAGCGCTGCTCAACGAGATCGGCAGCTACGCCCCCCTGCGTGCAGCGGCGGTGTATGACAGCGCGGGTAACCTACTGGTGCAATTGCAGCATGGCGAACACCTACCGCTCCCGGAGCACTATCGCCAGCTTGAGGCCTGGAGCCTTACCGAACTGCGCAGCCATCAAATCACCCACCTGCACAACGGCGACCAACCGCCCGGGCATCTGCTGCTGATCGCCAGCAGCGAACTGCCGATGGCGTTCTACACCGGCACGCTTACGGCCAGCCTGGGCATCCTGGTATTCAGCGTCTTGCTCTGGTTCATGGTGGCCAGCCAGATCAAGCGCCTGATCACCCAGCCCATTCACCGCCTCGAAGAATTGTCTCGTCAGGTTACCCGCGAAGAAAACTACGCATTACGCGCAGCGCCCGGCAACAATGATGAAATCGGCAGCCTGGCCGAGGCATTCAACACCATGTTGTCGCGCATTGAAGTACGCGATCAAGAGCTCAAGCGCGCACGTGACGAGGCCCGCCAGGCGTACGATCAAGCGCAGTCGCTGGCCGAAGAAACTCGCAACACCAATCGCAAACTGGAGCTGGAAGTCCAGGTACGCAGCAAAATAGAGAAGAAACTCACCGGCTTTCAGAACTATCTCAACTGCATTATCGGCTCCATGCCTTCTGCACTGATTGCACTGGACGAAAAGCTCTATGTGACCCAGTGGAACCAGGAAGCCAGCGCCCTCTCCGGTACACAACTGGATGAAGCGTTAAACAAGCCCATAGAGTTGGCATTTACACCTCTCAAGCCGTTCCTGCCGCAACTCAAGGACACGATTGAGCACCATCAGGTCGCAAAAATCGAACGGGTTACCTGGGCTCAGGGCGAAGACGCCCGCCATTATGCCTTGACCTTCTACCCGCTCATGGGCGGTGGTGGGCGCGGCGTGGTGATCCGTATCGATGACATCACCCAACGCCTGTCGCTGGAAGACATGATGGTGCAATCCGAAAAAATGCTCTCCGTTGGTGGCCTGGCTGCCGGCATGGCTCACGAAATCAACAATCCGTTGGGGGCCATCCTGCATAACGTGCAGAACATTCGCCGACGCCTGTCCAGCGACTTGCCCAAGAACATCGAACAAGCCGGGCAGACCGGCATAGACCTGGAGGTGGTTAATCACTACCTGCAGGCCCGGGAAATCCCGCAATTACTTGATGGTATTCAACAGGCCGGGGCACGTGCCGCGAAAATCGTCACACACATGCTCAGCTTCAGCCGCCGCAGCAATCGCCAGATGAGCCCCTGTGATCTGTCGGCCCTGATTGATCAGGCTCTGGACATCGCCAGCAATGATTTTGACTTGACCATTGGCTTTGACTTCATGGGGCAAGCCATTGTCCGCCAGTTCGACCCGCAACTGGGGCCGGTTCCCGTTATCCCCAACGAACTGGAACAAGTATTGCTCAACCTGTTGAAGAACGCCGCCCAGGCCATTCATCAACGTGGCTACCAGAGCGAGCCGGGGCGCATAATCCTGCGCACCAGACTTAACCCGCCCTGGGCGGAAATACAGGTGGAAGACAATGGGGTAGGCATGCCCGAGGCTGTTCGCAAACGAATTTTCGAACCCTTCTTCACCACCAAGGAAGTTGGTCAGGGCACAGGGCTTGGCCTGTCCGTGTCGTACTTCATCATTACCAACAACCACAAGGGCCAAATGGAAGTGCACTCAGCTCAGGGCCAAGGCACCTGCTTTACCCTGCGCCTGCCTTTGGCCGGCAACCAGCCGACCTCCCCCGAACCAACCAACGTGGAACTGTAA
- a CDS encoding ribbon-helix-helix domain-containing protein → MQRVRVDPVILDFGLTLAWPLSRSVLLNGFATCLQLEEVYWEVLSDISRINNCSINTLLSYIDLEVHLRHGRVKNFSGFIRVVCVTHLLTIGRDLREVTRQQIVAG, encoded by the coding sequence ATGCAAAGAGTCAGGGTAGATCCTGTGATTCTGGATTTTGGTTTGACCCTGGCCTGGCCACTATCACGCTCGGTGCTGTTGAATGGCTTTGCCACCTGTTTGCAGCTTGAAGAAGTGTATTGGGAGGTGTTGTCCGATATATCACGTATTAACAACTGTTCAATAAATACGCTGCTGTCTTATATCGATCTGGAGGTGCATCTGCGCCATGGCAGGGTGAAAAACTTCAGCGGGTTCATTCGGGTCGTCTGCGTCACGCATTTGTTGACAATTGGCCGCGACCTTCGGGAAGTGACACGACAGCAGATAGTTGCGGGTTGA
- a CDS encoding FmdB family zinc ribbon protein, whose amino-acid sequence MPMYDYQCASCGHQLEAIQKISAAPLVDCPACQAPELKKMLSMPGFRLSGTGWYETDFKTGSKKNLAGGDKSD is encoded by the coding sequence ATGCCCATGTACGATTACCAGTGTGCTTCCTGTGGTCATCAGCTGGAAGCCATTCAAAAGATCAGCGCTGCACCGCTGGTTGATTGTCCTGCCTGTCAGGCCCCCGAGCTGAAGAAAATGCTGTCCATGCCGGGTTTCCGCCTTAGCGGTACAGGCTGGTATGAAACAGACTTCAAGACAGGCTCGAAAAAGAATCTGGCAGGCGGCGATAAATCCGACTGA
- a CDS encoding Nudix family hydrolase, with protein sequence MKRVHVAAAVIRGTDGNILIARRADTQHQGGLWEFPGGKVEAGESVEAALARELKEELGIVVKAARPLIKVQHDYPDKQVLLDVWEVSAFTGEPHGVEGQPLAWVSQRELLDYTFPEANQPIVAAARLPDQYLITPDGLQTPELLRGIQKAIAGGIKLVSLRAPNGYDPKYRDLAVDATGLCAGKAQLMLKGPLEWLGDFPSAGWHLTAAQLRKYAAKGRPLAKDRWLAASCHNAEELALAELMDVDFVTLSPVLATQTHPDTQPLGWEQAQQLIANFSKPVFLLGGLGPDDRPQAWQIGAQGVAGIRAFWPQV encoded by the coding sequence GTGAAACGAGTTCATGTGGCTGCGGCCGTTATCCGAGGCACAGACGGCAATATTCTGATCGCTCGTCGCGCCGACACTCAGCATCAGGGCGGTCTGTGGGAGTTTCCCGGCGGCAAGGTCGAGGCCGGGGAGTCGGTCGAAGCGGCATTGGCGCGCGAGCTGAAAGAAGAACTGGGCATTGTGGTCAAGGCAGCCCGGCCTTTGATCAAGGTTCAGCATGACTACCCCGACAAGCAGGTTCTGCTGGACGTGTGGGAAGTTTCGGCGTTTACCGGCGAACCTCATGGTGTAGAAGGTCAGCCATTGGCCTGGGTCAGTCAGCGCGAGTTGCTGGACTACACGTTCCCTGAAGCCAACCAGCCCATTGTGGCGGCTGCCCGCTTGCCCGATCAGTACCTGATTACTCCGGATGGCCTTCAAACCCCAGAGCTGTTGCGTGGCATCCAGAAGGCTATTGCTGGCGGGATCAAGCTGGTTTCGCTGCGTGCACCCAATGGATACGACCCCAAATACCGTGACCTGGCTGTGGATGCGACCGGCCTGTGTGCTGGCAAAGCGCAGTTGATGCTCAAGGGGCCGCTGGAGTGGTTGGGGGACTTCCCTTCGGCCGGCTGGCATCTGACCGCCGCGCAACTGCGCAAGTACGCCGCCAAGGGCCGGCCATTAGCCAAAGACCGCTGGCTGGCCGCTTCATGTCATAACGCCGAAGAACTGGCGCTGGCTGAACTGATGGATGTGGACTTTGTGACCCTGTCGCCGGTGCTGGCGACCCAGACTCACCCGGATACACAACCACTGGGTTGGGAGCAGGCGCAGCAACTGATTGCCAATTTCAGCAAGCCGGTATTTTTGCTGGGTGGGCTCGGTCCTGATGATCGTCCGCAGGCGTGGCAGATCGGAGCCCAGGGCGTGGCGGGTATTCGGGCGTTCTGGCCGCAGGTTTGA
- a CDS encoding glutathione S-transferase family protein has protein sequence MSLHLIIGDKLHSSWSLRGALALDLAGAHYTETLIKLGQPDTRALILQHSATGKVPLLKTEHGTIADSLAIAEYLNERFPAGQLWPADVAARAQARSACAQMHSGFFALRGNLPFDLSHDQALVLMPAEAQTDIERITALWAECRAVATEPGPYLFGRLSVADAFFAPVAVRLRTYRVELSAEDQAYIDAIYQWPAFKAWQQAGLEEVQG, from the coding sequence ATGAGCCTTCACCTGATCATTGGCGACAAGTTGCACTCATCGTGGTCCCTGCGTGGCGCATTGGCGCTGGATCTGGCGGGTGCTCACTACACTGAGACACTGATAAAACTGGGTCAACCGGATACCCGGGCACTGATCCTGCAACACTCGGCAACGGGCAAAGTACCGTTGCTCAAGACCGAACATGGCACCATCGCCGATTCATTGGCGATTGCCGAATACCTCAATGAACGCTTCCCTGCGGGCCAATTATGGCCGGCAGACGTTGCTGCGCGGGCGCAGGCACGGTCGGCGTGTGCGCAAATGCACAGCGGTTTTTTTGCCTTGCGAGGCAACCTGCCATTTGATTTGAGCCATGATCAAGCGCTGGTACTCATGCCGGCCGAGGCCCAGACCGACATCGAACGCATCACTGCCCTGTGGGCGGAGTGCCGTGCCGTGGCTACCGAGCCCGGGCCGTACCTCTTTGGACGGTTAAGTGTGGCTGATGCGTTTTTCGCGCCGGTGGCCGTGCGCCTGCGTACTTATCGCGTGGAGCTGTCAGCAGAAGATCAAGCGTATATCGACGCCATTTACCAATGGCCTGCGTTCAAAGCCTGGCAACAGGCCGGATTAGAGGAAGTACAAGGGTGA
- a CDS encoding putative 2-dehydropantoate 2-reductase: MLWATRLARAGLPVTLILRNDDRLQAYKAAQGLTLIEGEDSQQWAISAQTPETDEPIQHLLVTCKAYDAEQAVKQIAGRLTPDAELILLQNGLGSQQAVAAQVPHARCIFASSTEGAYRDGDWRVVFAGRGHTWLGDPRQGPAPQWLTALELSGISHEWSPNILSRLWRKLALNCAINPLTVLHDCRNGGLQAHDAEVSTLCAELSALLKHCGQAQAAIDLATEVHRVIQATANNYSSMHQDVSQGRRTEIGYLLGYACTAARNRQFAAAHLHDLHQRLSKHLRQRGLPCN, from the coding sequence ATGCTGTGGGCAACACGGCTGGCACGCGCCGGCCTGCCCGTCACCCTCATCCTGCGCAATGATGACCGCCTGCAAGCCTATAAAGCCGCGCAAGGGTTAACCCTGATTGAAGGCGAAGATTCGCAACAATGGGCCATCAGTGCGCAAACACCTGAAACCGACGAGCCGATTCAGCATTTATTGGTCACATGCAAGGCATACGACGCCGAGCAGGCCGTCAAGCAGATCGCCGGACGCCTGACCCCGGATGCCGAACTGATCTTGTTGCAAAATGGCCTCGGCAGTCAGCAGGCCGTTGCCGCGCAGGTGCCCCATGCGCGCTGCATCTTCGCCTCCAGCACTGAAGGCGCCTATCGCGATGGCGACTGGCGCGTAGTATTTGCCGGGCGTGGTCATACCTGGTTGGGCGACCCCCGGCAGGGCCCTGCCCCACAATGGCTAACAGCGCTTGAGCTCAGCGGTATCAGCCACGAATGGAGCCCGAATATTCTGAGCAGGCTGTGGCGCAAACTGGCCCTGAACTGTGCGATCAACCCACTGACGGTGCTCCATGATTGCCGCAACGGCGGCTTGCAAGCCCATGATGCAGAAGTGAGCACCCTGTGCGCCGAACTCAGCGCCTTGCTGAAACACTGCGGCCAGGCACAAGCCGCTATCGACCTAGCCACCGAGGTTCACCGAGTAATCCAGGCCACGGCCAACAATTACTCATCGATGCATCAAGATGTCAGCCAGGGCCGACGCACCGAAATCGGTTACTTGCTGGGCTACGCTTGCACAGCCGCCCGCAACCGGCAGTTCGCCGCAGCGCATTTGCATGATCTGCACCAACGCTTGAGCAAACACCTGCGCCAGCGCGGATTGCCCTGCAACTGA
- a CDS encoding SlyX family protein, with amino-acid sequence MTLEARVMDLESRLAFQDDTIQALNDVLVAQQNAVDRLQMQMAALLKRQEEMGGQFESFEEEAPPPHY; translated from the coding sequence GTGACGCTTGAAGCGCGAGTGATGGACCTTGAGAGCCGCTTGGCTTTTCAGGATGACACCATTCAGGCACTGAATGATGTGCTGGTGGCCCAGCAGAATGCAGTGGATCGTCTGCAGATGCAGATGGCAGCCTTGCTCAAGCGCCAGGAGGAAATGGGCGGGCAGTTCGAGTCATTTGAAGAAGAGGCTCCGCCACCGCACTATTGA
- a CDS encoding cob(I)yrinic acid a,c-diamide adenosyltransferase — MGFRLSKIYTRTGDKGETGLGDGRRVPKDHPRIEAIGEVDTLNSQVGLLLAGLIEHSAQNPGLGELIEVLEPCQHRLFDLGGELAMPQYQALNAAEIERLEAAIDRWNEELGPLENFILPGGSSLIAQAHVCRSLARSAERRCQQLNALEPLAGVGLAYINRLSDLLFVAARLIAKRQGVTEILWQAAAKPKA; from the coding sequence ATGGGCTTTCGCTTATCGAAAATTTACACCCGAACCGGCGACAAGGGCGAAACAGGGCTTGGCGACGGCCGCCGCGTTCCCAAGGATCACCCGCGTATAGAGGCCATCGGCGAAGTCGATACGCTGAACAGTCAGGTCGGCCTGCTGCTGGCCGGGCTTATTGAGCACAGTGCGCAGAATCCGGGCCTTGGCGAGCTGATTGAAGTACTTGAACCTTGTCAGCACCGCTTGTTTGACCTGGGGGGTGAATTGGCGATGCCGCAATACCAGGCACTCAACGCGGCTGAGATCGAACGGCTTGAAGCCGCGATCGATCGCTGGAATGAGGAGTTGGGGCCGCTGGAGAACTTCATACTGCCAGGCGGTTCGAGCCTGATTGCCCAGGCCCATGTTTGCCGCAGCCTGGCGCGCAGCGCCGAGCGTCGCTGCCAGCAGCTCAATGCACTGGAGCCACTGGCAGGTGTGGGGCTGGCGTACATCAATCGCTTGTCTGACTTGCTGTTTGTCGCCGCGCGCTTGATTGCCAAGCGCCAGGGAGTTACCGAGATCCTCTGGCAGGCGGCAGCTAAACCAAAGGCTTGA
- a CDS encoding YajQ family cyclic di-GMP-binding protein, producing MPSFDVVSELDKHEVTNAVENAVKELDRRYDLKGKGTFEFKEKDLTVNLTAEADFQLEAMIEILKLALVKRKIDVQCLEVKDAYASGKLMKQEAVLKEGIDKELAKKIVAHVKDAKLKVQAAIQGEQVRITGKKRDDLQEAIAALRAKTFDMPLQFNNFRD from the coding sequence ATGCCGTCGTTCGACGTGGTATCCGAACTGGACAAGCACGAAGTCACCAACGCCGTCGAGAACGCCGTCAAGGAGCTGGACCGTCGTTATGACCTCAAGGGCAAGGGTACTTTCGAGTTCAAGGAAAAGGATTTGACGGTCAACTTGACCGCTGAAGCCGACTTCCAGCTCGAAGCCATGATCGAGATCCTGAAGCTGGCACTGGTCAAGCGCAAGATCGACGTTCAGTGTCTTGAGGTCAAGGACGCTTACGCTTCGGGCAAACTGATGAAGCAGGAAGCCGTGCTCAAGGAAGGTATTGATAAAGAGCTGGCGAAAAAGATCGTCGCTCATGTCAAGGACGCCAAGCTCAAGGTTCAGGCCGCCATTCAGGGCGAGCAAGTGCGTATCACCGGCAAAAAGCGTGATGACCTGCAAGAAGCCATTGCTGCGTTGCGTGCCAAAACGTTCGACATGCCTCTGCAGTTCAACAACTTCCGCGACTGA
- a CDS encoding HIT domain-containing protein: MFALDTRLQEDTWLIGDFPLCRLLLSNDSNYPWFILVPRREGISELFQLDDADQQQMWAETTALARVLKELYVADKMNVATLGNVVSQLHMHVIVRYQTDVAWPGPVWGKHPAKPYAPADVRAVRDRLASAVDASFTISEG; encoded by the coding sequence GTGTTCGCTTTGGATACACGTCTTCAAGAGGATACCTGGCTGATAGGGGACTTCCCCTTGTGCCGCTTGCTGCTTTCCAATGATTCAAATTACCCCTGGTTTATCCTGGTGCCGCGGCGCGAGGGTATAAGCGAATTGTTTCAATTGGATGACGCCGATCAGCAGCAGATGTGGGCTGAAACCACGGCTTTGGCGCGGGTGCTGAAAGAGTTGTACGTTGCGGATAAAATGAACGTTGCCACACTGGGTAATGTCGTCAGTCAGTTGCATATGCATGTGATTGTTCGTTACCAGACTGATGTGGCATGGCCAGGTCCGGTATGGGGCAAGCATCCTGCAAAGCCGTATGCGCCGGCAGATGTACGTGCTGTCCGGGACAGGCTGGCGTCGGCTGTTGACGCAAGTTTTACTATTTCGGAGGGTTGA
- a CDS encoding OprD family porin, translated as MRVMKWSMIALAVSAGTTQFAMASSQDDAKGFVEDSTLTSKTRMLYMNRDFRNGAGNKQQADGTFKSGYREDWGLSELLNYQSGFTQGTIGVGVDAFAMGTVRLDGGAGRQGNGLFASKSDGSPEDTQGKIGGAVKFRLSDTELKYGNQFVASPVFSTDDSRLLPEVATGTLITSKEIKGLELNAGRFTALSSQTGMARDSINGKGEPGLTAANIAGATYQFTDNFVGGIAASDVDDYFKKQYINLNYTLPIAESQALNFDFNGYRTSSQGQERAGDVDNKIWSLAAAYSLGAHKFTIAHQRSTGDSAYYYGVDGNGTIFLANSVQYSDFNQRDERSWQGRYDLNMASYGVPGLSFMARYVKGDNISTSTGEGKEHEFDFETKYVLQEGPAKDLSLRLRSAVYRTNGNNSVNGTDNNDVRIIAEYPLNIL; from the coding sequence ATGCGCGTGATGAAGTGGAGCATGATCGCCCTGGCTGTATCAGCCGGTACTACGCAGTTCGCAATGGCCTCGTCCCAGGACGACGCAAAAGGTTTCGTTGAAGACAGCACGCTGACTTCCAAAACCCGCATGCTGTACATGAACCGCGACTTCCGTAACGGCGCTGGCAACAAGCAGCAGGCCGATGGCACGTTCAAAAGCGGCTACCGTGAAGATTGGGGTCTGAGCGAGCTGCTCAACTACCAGTCCGGCTTCACCCAAGGCACTATTGGTGTCGGTGTTGATGCCTTCGCCATGGGTACTGTACGCCTGGACGGCGGCGCTGGTCGCCAGGGCAACGGTCTGTTCGCCAGCAAAAGCGACGGTTCTCCGGAAGATACCCAAGGTAAAATCGGCGGCGCGGTCAAATTCCGCCTGTCCGACACTGAGCTGAAATACGGCAACCAGTTCGTCGCCAGCCCGGTTTTCTCCACTGACGACAGCCGTTTGCTGCCAGAGGTCGCTACCGGCACCCTGATCACCAGCAAGGAAATCAAAGGCCTGGAGCTGAACGCAGGTCGCTTCACCGCACTGAGCTCCCAAACCGGCATGGCCCGTGACAGCATCAACGGCAAGGGCGAGCCAGGCCTGACCGCCGCCAATATTGCCGGCGCAACCTACCAGTTCACTGACAACTTCGTCGGCGGCATTGCCGCATCCGATGTTGATGACTACTTCAAGAAGCAGTACATCAACCTGAACTACACCCTGCCAATCGCAGAGTCTCAAGCCCTGAACTTCGACTTCAACGGCTACAGAACTTCCAGCCAGGGCCAGGAACGTGCTGGTGACGTGGACAACAAGATCTGGAGCCTGGCAGCCGCCTACAGCCTGGGCGCCCACAAGTTCACCATCGCTCACCAGCGCTCTACCGGTGACAGCGCTTACTACTACGGCGTAGACGGCAACGGCACCATTTTCCTTGCCAACTCCGTGCAATACTCCGACTTCAACCAGCGTGACGAACGTTCCTGGCAGGGTCGCTACGACCTGAACATGGCCAGCTACGGCGTGCCAGGTCTGAGCTTCATGGCGCGCTACGTGAAAGGTGACAACATCTCCACCAGCACGGGCGAAGGCAAAGAGCACGAGTTCGACTTCGAGACCAAATACGTATTGCAGGAAGGCCCGGCCAAAGACCTGTCCTTGCGTCTGCGTAGCGCGGTTTACCGCACCAACGGCAACAACAGCGTGAACGGCACAGACAACAACGACGTACGTATCATTGCCGAGTACCCACTGAACATCTTGTAA